CTTCTGTTGTTTTTTTACAGTGCATATGGTAATATTTTTTAACAACATAAGAAGAATTCAGAATTATGAATTCTTGAAGAAGCAATGAAGAAGAAGAGTAAGTGCGGCGGAAGTTTTAGAGAGCTGACGGTAGGTGCAAGTCAGTAGTGGAAGTTGTACTGAATGGGCTCCTGAGCTCCAAACCGAAAGATTTGTTCAAGTAGGCTTTGGCGACCATGCCTCTGCGTTAAAGAGGCGCATATTCGTACAATACGTTGTACTGATATGTTTGCGAAGTGAGCTTTTTCTTATGTGTGAAAAGCTAATGAAGGTGGTACCGCGGGTTTCTCGTCCTTTTATAGGACAGAGGCCCGCGGTTTTTTAGTTTGCAAGATGGGAGTATCTTCTCACAACAATTGAGAATAAGGTATTTGGCCAGAAAGCCATCGCGTTTGGCCAGAAAGCCGCTGAGTTTGGACAGTAAACGCCCGCTTTTGGATAATAAGACGCCCAAGTTAGAGAGAAAGCCGCTGAGTTTGGCCAGAAAGCCGCTCAAGCTGGGCAGTAATCCACAAATGTTTAGATAAAAAACTAAAGCAATTAGCGTAATTAAGTTCATCACTGAAAGGAGTGATTTTTTATGGAAGATGGTTGGTGGTGTAGGTTAAATGTAATGTCATATAACAACATTCATATTTATCAATGGAGGGATTTTGATGACTAAATTAGTGTCGGGAATAAGACCAACGGGAAATATCCATTTAGGGAATTATTATGGTGCAATGAAAGGGTTAATCGAACTGCAAAATATGTATGATGCCCATTATTTTATAGCTGATCTTCACTCATTAACAACTCATCGTCAAGGTGAAAGATTAAGAGAGAATGTCATAAATGCTGCTCGCGATTACTTATCGGCTGGACTTGATCCAACAAAGTGTACGTTGTATGCACAGTCTTCAATTGCTAAACATATTTGTGAATTGCACACATACTTTAGCATGGTTATGCCAATGGGAGAATTAATGCGCTGCCCCACATTTAAAGAAAAAGCAAAACGGCATCCCAGTAACGTTAATTATGGTTTAGTTGGTTATCCAGTGCTCATGACGGCAGATATAATGATTCACAAAGGTGAGGTAGTGCCAGTTGGAGAAGATCAGCTTGTCCATTTAGAAATTGCTAGAACGATCGTCCGCAAGTTCAATAATTTATATGGTGAGGTTTTTGTTGAGCCACAGTCTATTATTGACAATGCTGTAAGAATTCCATCCTTATCTGGGAAAGGAAAGATGAGTAAATCAGATTCAGATGATTCATATATTAGTATGACAGATCATCCACAAAGCATTCAAAGCAAGGTCAAGAAAGCATATACAGATCCTAATAGAATATACCGTACAGATCCAGGTAATCCAACTAAGGAAGGGTGTAATGTATTTTATTTACATTCATATTTTACAGAAAAACCAATAGTAGAGGACATTCAACAACAGTGTAAAAAAGCTGAAATCGGTTGTCTCGAGTGTAAAAACATGCTCTCTCAATCTATTATTAATATTGTGGCTCCCATTCAAGAACAAAGAGTACAATACTCAGATGATGATGTAATAGATATTTTAAAGATGGGGCAGAAGAAGGCAGAAAAATCGGCTGAAATGGTCATAACTGAAGTTCGTAAAGCAATGGGGTTTATCATGTATTAGTAATAGGGGGTTTTCAAAAGGCCATTTAGGGAAACTTTGTTGCTATTGAGACTAAATTAGGACAGAAACAAATAACTTTAAGCAATGGACATTATTATAGGTTATAAGGACTTACTTGATAATATGAAAAGCAACAATTATTGTACAAACAGGATTCGTAAACTTGTATCTCATTAGAATAGTCTGATGAGAATATGTACATCCATTCACCTTAAAAGATACTACAAACGTTAGCGGTGTGCATGTTCATTTCTTAGTACGGAAAACAAGAATCAATGTGTAAACAGTTTATTATAAAGAGAGGGAGATCAACGTTGATCCCCCTTTTTTATATAGATTGTAGTAGTAATTAAACTATCTTACATCAAACAGCTTATCTAACTTATAGCTCCATGCCTTTTTTAACATAATCATTAATTAAACCTTGATCAACAAAGGCAATAATCGGTAATATCTCTGAAATTCCTTTACTTGAAACAGCATCTAAAGCGAGTTCATTGATCAACTCTTTGTCAATAAAAGGGCATATAGAAGTTAATGAGCTTATGCCATTTTCATTATAGCTGTATTTTGCGATGTCACTTAACGTATCACTACTTAAATAAGGTGCGATTGGTGTTAAAGCTTTAATACCATTGATCTCAAACTCTTTTTTTGCACAATTATTAATAATGTCTTGAGTAATAAAAGAAGCAATAGCTGTAAGACCTTTAATACCATTGACCTCAAACTCTTTTTTTGCATAATCAACAATTACATCTTGAGTAATAAAAGGGGCAATAGCTGCAAGACCTTTAATACCATTGACCTCAAATTCTTTTTTTGCACAATCATCAATAACATTTTGAGTAATAAAAGGGGCAATAGTTGTAAGATTCTTAATACCATTGACCTCAAACTCTTTTTTTGCAAAATCATTAATAACGTCTTGGTTAATAAAAGGAGCAATAACTGCAAGACCTTTAATACCATTGACGTCAAACTCTTTTTTTGCAAAATCATTAATAACATCTTGATTAATAAAAGGCGCAATTGCCGTAAGACCTTTAATACCATTGATTTCAAACTCTTTTTTAGCACAATCATCAATAACGTCTTGACTAACAAAAGGAGCAATAGATGATAATTCTTTATTTGAAAGGTTATCTTTAATGGTATGAAAAACCTCATCAGCTTTATCTGTTTGAATTAAGGGTGCGACATTTGAAAATTCTTCTACAGAAACATCATTTTGTTCTAAATATTCAGATGTATTATCATCTATTATATTTTTTATTAATTGTGTTCCGTCTCCGTTGTTAAGGATCTCATCAATTGTCACATCAAATATTTGAGCAAGTTCAGGGAGTTTAGAAATATCAGGCATCGTTTTACCACATTCCCAATTACTAATTGCTTGAAAGCTAACTCCCAGTTTATCTGCTAACTCCATCTGTGTTATTCTTTTTGACTTTCTAAATTGTGCAATTTTTCTACCAATCTTGTTCATATCAAACAAAACTATCACCTCTTTAATTTTTGATGCTTTAATTGTATCGAGTTAATCATTTAGTGTACATCAACTGATAGTTGAATAACACCATTCTATATTTCAAGTAGTAGTTGAAGGTTGTTTTCGTACTAATGTTTAAATACATGGTTACAACAAGAGATTATGGCATCTTAAATATTGAACAACAATAACAAATAAAACGATTGCTATCTTATTTATGTAAAATAAAAACGAAGTATATGGATAGCGTTTAATTCAAGGGACTGAAATGAATAAAGGTGTTTAATAGAATTACTGAACTACTATCATTTTATTATCAATAAATGGTAAAGTAAAACCATTGAAGGAAAATGGAAGCTTATGATTTATAAAGATTAATAAGGCAACAGTAAGTTAGCTTGAAGTGTTAACGGAATTATTTAATTTGTATCGCGTTTTAGGTAAGCAAAAGTCTGATGTTGGTGGTGCAAGAAAGTTTTTACGAGAAAGGTTGATTAATAAAGAACCAGTCATATTTATTGCACTTAATGGAGGAGACCCTCTTGATTTTGTTCAGTTAATGATTTGGATTGAAAGAAGAGAAAGTGGTTAGTTAGCTCTTTTCTTTTACTTTGGCTGTTTTTACATTAATGGTTGCTTTTCGTAATAAAAGCTAACAAGATTATATTTAAGGACATCTTTTTACATTTAAAGTATATTAAAGTCATTTATTACACATTAGGATTACTAAGTTCAAATTGTTAAAGCCATATTTGAGATTCCGCCACCACCACCATCATAATCACTGGGGAAACGGTGAGCTTTATCATCTTTATTATTATCCCTTAAGGACAAGTTAACAATTACTAGTAATACTAAAATGATAAAAATAATTAATAAAATCCACCACATATTACTTACCCCCTATACAATTTACATATTAAAATGTAACGCTACAAGAATGGATTCTTTGTAGAATATTATATTCGTCGTTCAAAAACATAAGGCTGTTTTAGCAAAAGTTTGTACCCCGCTTAGTGGAAAGCAGATGAGTGTAGTGAATATAGATGGTGGGCAAAGGCTATATGTTGTTATTGAGTAATCATTTATTGGGTTTTTCCTGGTTATTTTAATTAAATTTATCACGTCTAAAGTGGGCTCTTTCAATGAGGTGGAGTAGAGTCTCCACTTCATTCACCGATGCTCAAGCTTAGGAATCGTTCCTATGCTATGGGAGACCTAAGAAGTTCATCAATGTTCAAGAACCACATATAGATGTGATTCCTATAGTTGGAAAATGTATAATTTAGGATATAAGCTTGTACGATATGAAAATAAACGTAAAGAAACAAATTTGCTCGATGCTGCCTCCTGTTTTAAAAGTTAATGGTAAACGAATATAACGTCCAAATGGATAAAAAAGCTTTACCCCAGCTGGTGTAAGCATATCACCTAAGATATGTGAAGCAGTTCCGAATATGATTCCTGTCACGAGGGAAGTAGGTAATAAGCCATATGAAAAAGTTAATATTCCTACAAAAAGTAGACTATGAAAAAATGTTCTATGAGTAAAAAACGTTGAAATAATTGATGGTAAGATCGGAACTTTGTTACTTATTTTGCTTTTTGGATGGTCGATGTCTGGTAGGAGAGCGCCTATGGCTAGCCCTATAAAATATGATGTTGGGTCAGGAACTTGAGCCCATTCCATCATTGATAATCCTATCATTCCTGAAAATGCTAGATGAGTATGATATTGCATTCGATTCCTCCATGTTGATTTATCTATGATGTTTAATGCCTGTGTATTGTTTATACACGAAATAATGTGATATTTCAATGATTCTTTCATAGGATGTCGTTTGTCACGGTAGGAACTGAAGTACTTGTATTTGAGATCTTGAAAAGTTAAAAAATATTTAAACAAACGTTTGATTAAAACTGTTTTATATAGAAATTACCAATATTGTGTTAAATATTGATATTAACTAGGAGGTGTAACGTATGACCAATCCGTGGGATGCTGAACAAGTAGTGTCACCTAAGCTTGCAAAGGATTTAATTGAAACACAGTTTCCGGATCTATATCCTGTTACGGTTTCATTAATGGGGAAAGGTTTTGATAATACTGTTTATCTCGTTAATGAAGAGTATGTCTTTCGATTTCCACGAAGGACGATGTCAGTTGATTTATTAAATACAGAAAATAGCTTACTTCCTATTTTGTCGTCAGTTCTTCCACAAGCGATATCACATCCTATTTTCTTTGGGAAAAGTGTTACTGGAAAGTATCCGTGGCCTTTTACTGGGTATTATCGTGTTGAAGGTACACCGCCAAATACATTGTCAAAGCTTGAAAGAATGAACTCTGCAATTATACTAGCAACTTTTCTCCGCTCTCTCCATGACTTTCCTGAAGAAAAAGCTAGATTGTTAGGTGTACCGTTTGATGAATTAAAACGATTAGATATTAGGAAAAGAAAACCAGTTGTAGAAAAATATATAGATCAAATAAAAACGCTACAATTATATGATCAAGTCTCATCATTAATGTCATACATAGAGCAAGTTGATCATATTGATGTAGAGCAAAAAAGCACACTTGTACATGGTGATATTCATATTCGTAATATACTAGTAAATGAGAACAACACAGTTTCAGGATTCATTGATTGGGGTGACGTTCATATCGGACACCCTGCTGTTGATTTAAGTATTGTATATAGCTTTTTACCTCCTGAAGGCAGGAGCGTATTTTTTAGCCATTATGGAAAAGTTGATGAAGAAACTTTATTGTTAGCAAAATTTAAAGCTGTATTTACGACAATCATACTTCTTATGTACGGTTATGATCATAATGATATGAAGTTAATTGAGGCAAGTAAACAAAGTCTTGATCTAATTTTTTGTGAAGAAAATACTTGAACGGTGTCTAGATCTTAAAAAAATGGAGGTTAAAAAATGAACAACACAGCCTTACTTATCATTGATGTACAAAATGGTATGTTTTCTGAAAAAGACCCAGTTTACAAAGCCTCATGTCTATTAAAAACATTGAAACAACTAATTTTAAAAGCTAGATCGAAATCTGTACCAAT
This region of Cytobacillus sp. IB215665 genomic DNA includes:
- a CDS encoding metal-dependent hydrolase, whose translation is MQYHTHLAFSGMIGLSMMEWAQVPDPTSYFIGLAIGALLPDIDHPKSKISNKVPILPSIISTFFTHRTFFHSLLFVGILTFSYGLLPTSLVTGIIFGTASHILGDMLTPAGVKLFYPFGRYIRLPLTFKTGGSIEQICFFTFIFISYKLIS
- a CDS encoding phosphotransferase, with protein sequence MTNPWDAEQVVSPKLAKDLIETQFPDLYPVTVSLMGKGFDNTVYLVNEEYVFRFPRRTMSVDLLNTENSLLPILSSVLPQAISHPIFFGKSVTGKYPWPFTGYYRVEGTPPNTLSKLERMNSAIILATFLRSLHDFPEEKARLLGVPFDELKRLDIRKRKPVVEKYIDQIKTLQLYDQVSSLMSYIEQVDHIDVEQKSTLVHGDIHIRNILVNENNTVSGFIDWGDVHIGHPAVDLSIVYSFLPPEGRSVFFSHYGKVDEETLLLAKFKAVFTTIILLMYGYDHNDMKLIEASKQSLDLIFCEENT
- a CDS encoding helix-turn-helix transcriptional regulator translates to MNKIGRKIAQFRKSKRITQMELADKLGVSFQAISNWECGKTMPDISKLPELAQIFDVTIDEILNNGDGTQLIKNIIDDNTSEYLEQNDVSVEEFSNVAPLIQTDKADEVFHTIKDNLSNKELSSIAPFVSQDVIDDCAKKEFEINGIKGLTAIAPFINQDVINDFAKKEFDVNGIKGLAVIAPFINQDVINDFAKKEFEVNGIKNLTTIAPFITQNVIDDCAKKEFEVNGIKGLAAIAPFITQDVIVDYAKKEFEVNGIKGLTAIASFITQDIINNCAKKEFEINGIKALTPIAPYLSSDTLSDIAKYSYNENGISSLTSICPFIDKELINELALDAVSSKGISEILPIIAFVDQGLINDYVKKGMEL
- the trpS gene encoding tryptophan--tRNA ligase — encoded protein: MTKLVSGIRPTGNIHLGNYYGAMKGLIELQNMYDAHYFIADLHSLTTHRQGERLRENVINAARDYLSAGLDPTKCTLYAQSSIAKHICELHTYFSMVMPMGELMRCPTFKEKAKRHPSNVNYGLVGYPVLMTADIMIHKGEVVPVGEDQLVHLEIARTIVRKFNNLYGEVFVEPQSIIDNAVRIPSLSGKGKMSKSDSDDSYISMTDHPQSIQSKVKKAYTDPNRIYRTDPGNPTKEGCNVFYLHSYFTEKPIVEDIQQQCKKAEIGCLECKNMLSQSIINIVAPIQEQRVQYSDDDVIDILKMGQKKAEKSAEMVITEVRKAMGFIMY